TAGATCCACtgtaattaaatggaatttcaacatattttatttgaaattactcTCTAATTATAAATAACTTAAAATACTTGAAGGTAGGTACACTAAAATAGAgtctgcaaaaaaaattatactaCTTGTTACATTACAAAGCATTTACTGGCTAACTGTACTCGATGAGCTCCTAGCTGAACAAATGAGCCAGCTGCTAATGGATGGGAtccacccagaatggctaaagATGGGACAGTCTATCCAACTACTGGCCAACATCCTGCCTCAGCACAACATTGAAGCTTCCGTCAGGCATCAAGGCACAAATCCTCAGCTATTGGTAGAAAGAACAGAGTGACCAACCTGTGCATCACCAGGGTTGATTACAAGAAAGCCCACTCGATGCCTCACACATGGAATGAAAACATCAAGACAAGCTCTCTACAATGCATGGAGGGTTTTACCCCGAACTCAGCACCCTGAGACTCCATGTTAAGCAGAAAGAAGGAGGCTGAGGACTAGTGGAGGCCAGAACCACTATTCAGGATTAAACAACAAAGATCCACATGTACATCCGGAAGATGAACATAACTGAtcttagtgaatacctcaggcagcagaaaatggagaaaaaagagGAACCATTTTGGAAGAAAAATGGTTCCTCTATCTATCCAGATAGAGGATTAATAGAGGCTgggtctaccacaccaggcaagacttCATGTGCAGGCTAGGCagagatgccccagagacattAGACAATCCAGCACAAAACAACAGgatgcaagatgctagcaggcagggcatagaATACAGGATATTCTGCGCGGAGTATGGCcaggaagtcccgaggtcaaaatgggataTAATCCCAAAAGGTGGTTGAGAAAAGCTGAGAGAGGAGCTAGAGAAGATGTGCAGGGTGGTGCAAGAAATGTTTAAGGACAGTCGTGACTTCTGCTGCTCTGAGACTTTCTTGTTTGCAATGGTGATGGTTAGAATGACAGACGAGGTCAGGCAGGAGTTTGCATGGACTGTGATGTTTGCAGATtacattgtgatctgtagtaGCGAAGAGGTGGAGGAGAGGCTATAGTAGTGGAGttatgctctggagagaagacAACAGAGCTTGTAGAAGCAATACAGAATACATGTAAGTGAATGTGGGGAGACAGATGTGTTTAAATATCTGGGGCCAACCATTCAAAGTAATGGGCAATGCACAAGAGAAGTGTAGAAGAGCGTGAAGGCAGGGTGGAGTtggtggagatgagtgtcagggaTGATATGTGACAGAAGGATACCAGCAACAGTAAAAGGAAAAGTTTACAAGTTTACATGGTAGTGAAACTTGTAATGACTTCTGATTTAGAGATGATAAACACAGATAAGAAGATTAAAGTGGCAGAActgaagatgttaagattttcattTGGAGTGTTTTTAGACAAGAATACAAATGTGTACATCACAGGGACAGCTACGTGTGCAGAGGAGGCAGAGTAGATATATTTCATCTGTTTTTATTCTGGTGATTGCTGACTGAATGAAGCAAAATACAAGCACATTTTTTTAGTAAAGAAACATCTGATGTTGTGACCAGTTGTACCAACCACAAGTTGGTACAACTGAAAGGCAAATCAATGTTCAACCCATTTTATCTTACCATCACTGTCATCTCTGGAACATAGCCGAGTCAGTATATTTCCACCAGAGTCAATTTCAAAGAGTCAAAACCACGTATATATCCTAAAATAGAAAGAAATTTGCAGCAGTTGACTCTATAATGTTAGTGGGTAAGAGTGTCTTAAAGGCTAATTGGCTgctgttattattttatgtctttaatGATATTGTTGGCAGTCTTTGCAGGTTCTCATATAAcgttttatttttggtttaaGGCCACTGGAGTGTGAACTCAATCAACACTTAGGATGGATACACCCTGACGCTACCTTTGATCACTTTTATTGGGTACAGTCTCACTGTGAGTCATATATTGGAGATTATAATAACAAGAATTctagtttcatttttaaaacaaaggcAGCATTTGCTCTGAGACAGACAGGTGAACAAGACTCCAGACTTCCAAAAGGCCAGACCTGACAGTGCTGCAGTCATGGGTGAGTGGGACTTCATCGGTGGATTCTTTAAAGACCTCCAGACCGAGTCGCCAATGATAGGTCGTTTCTGGCTCGTCCTCATGCTGGTGTTTAGGATAGTGATCCTGGGAACTGTGGCCAGTGACATGTTTGAGGACGAGCAGGAGGAATTTACCTGTAACACCCTCCAGCCAGGATGTAAGCAGGTGTGTTATGACTTGGCTTTCCCCATCTCCCAGTACAGATTCTGGGTGTTTCATATAGTCCTCATTGCTACACCTTCTCTGCTTTACCTCGTGTACGCCACACACCAGCATAACAAGAGTGCCAACCCCTCTCCATCGAAAAAAAGGAGCAGCAGGGAGAACAGAGAAGAAAGAGCCTTAAGAACACTCTACATTATCACTCTGATCTTCCGCATAGTTGCAGAAATTGGCTTCTTATTTGCCCAGTGGTATCTCTACGGCTTCAAGGTGGAGGCCCAGTTCCCATGTGACCGATTTCCCTGCCCCTACACGGTGGACTGCTTCACCTCCCGACCTGCAGAGAAAAcagtcttcctcctcttctacTTTGCTGTAGGGGTGATATCAGCATTTTCCAGCGTTGTGGAGCTTTTCTACAGCTCTGCGAAGTGGTTTTGCTCAAATCAGAAGAAATTGGAACTATATGACCAATGTGACTGCGAGAACCTCCACAACCTTAAGAAAGAGGAGACACAGGAGAAAGCAGCAGTAAAGACGATGTCAGAGAGCACAGCCAGCAGTGTGAGAAGCAGCTACAGTCGAAAGGTCTACAGCAGTGGTCACAAGTGCAAAGTCCACCAGGAAAATATGTGAGCGCCTCGAGGCTTACATTGTGAGAGGACtgactgcaatcacagcatGTGTGATTCAGattcttttctattttaaacCTGTGACTACATCTCTAACTCCATTTCATTTGAAATGATTTCACTGTTGATGTGTTAAACAGTATTTACAGTGGGACACTTTACAAGGATTGTTTGGAAAATGAGCCAAGAAAACACTGATGATAAGAAGGATGCATGCAAGACGTTGTTGTTTCTGGAAAATGATTAAAGGCTGTAAACAGTTCAGGAAGGAAACATTTTCTGGACTACGCTTGATAAACTTGTTTAACactgattgttttgtttgtaactGTGTCCCTTTTGTAGCTGCCAGAGGCAGAAACTCTAACCCAGCAGGGGATTCAGGTTGTACTGATAGGAAAAATAAGCACGTCAGCCTTTCAGAGAAAATTCCTATTAATTTTACAGTTCCTGGTGAGCCACACTGACCGAATTTAGCTGTTTTGTCTTGACTAGATCTCAAATCGTTCTTATTTTGCTCACCATCAATgagcagaataaaaaaaataagcacatgGACTTTGAACCATTATAGTTTCCTAGGTCAAAGCTGACCTTCAAAACACTTGAactgaattcattttaaaattgccGAATGTTTGGTGAAAAAAAGAGTTGAATGAGCTGAAATCAAAACATGTTAAAAGCTAAAATTCACAGAGACGAAGTTTCAAAGTTGGAAAGTagttgaatatttttttaaatgtacctgACTAGAATAGATACAAATAATAAAGATCTCAATACTGTgaataaaacatcaaagttttaCTACAACCCTTGCCCTTGTTTTTACAAATTACCTCAGATTAGCTTAGCACAGTTTAGAAATAAAGACTCAAAACACAGAAGAGATTAACCAAGTGCACAAGAACTGCAATCAGAACTGTTTATGAACTGCAGAATTTTACACTGTATGGGAGTGCAAGTGTTTGCTAAGGGACATTAGTGTTTCTACCAACACCGGTAGCACACTTAATCGAAGTGGCAGAACAGGAGTAGCtcaagaaatttttttttaaatacaccacatcccaaaaagttgattctgttcatctggacgtagagtTTTtggtgggagaaacattttgtcacatatCCGAgggacttcttcagtctcagctgactgcaggcttccccaatcttataaacagtacatttgcttAATGACTataactagcaccactgacaaacaatgggctgtgagatcggttccttgatcattaatatggaAATTGTCATGTCGATTGATCAAAAACCACCAATCAAAGACCATTGATCCAAGACcgtgagtaccattcacagagttggggaatggctgcaatcacacaATTATAAGAtagtgaaagatgtacccttaggcccccttttctattcagagatggtctttcccttttcatgtacaTGGACTCCTTGAATCCTtactcaaaccagcgttcctccctgtccaggatgtgtgcatcctcatcattgaaagagtgtccactggcctgtaggtgtaaatagatggcagagtcctggcctgacgaggtagctctagtgtgttgtgccatccccttggccagaggttgtttggtttccctgatgtaTAAATCACAGCAATCCTCCTGctacttaacagcgtacactacaTTATTCTGTTTGTGTCAGGAGAACCGCTCCTTGGgatggaccaatttttggcgccgcatgttttggggtttaaaagtcACAGAGACGCGCTGTTTAGAGAAAATGCGTCTAagctgttccgatactcctgacaaaTAAGGGATCACTAAGATTTTTTGCTTAGGCAGCAGTTGATCTCTCCTGGATCGCCTGAAGCATTCTTTAGGTGCCGTCCCagcgtttctcccactgaaaatgttacgtccagatgaacagaatcagctttttggGAATTCCTTAACTGGATTAtagagcatgcatcaagatataTTGCACATCATAAATCCAGCCTTAAATAAGATaaggtaaacttcaatgttcaGTTATGCATTTTAACAGGTCAGTAATGCATCAACACTAAGCCTGGTCAGTCTTCCCAGAATGACCATCTTATGATGAACCATGTCAACAAGGCAGAACCATGGCAGACATTCTGCTGCCCTCTACTGTCCAAAGTGATACACATCGACTTGAAACACCAAACTAGAAGGACATGTTATAAATCATACCAGCacacaaacagtgaaatgtACAGAAACACAAGCATATGCTGCATAATTAATTCACAAATGTGACAGCATATTTGTGTGGGTCACAGTGGCGTGGACAGTGCCAGCCTTCCATGCCCCATGCTCAGATCACCAGGCACTTTACAAAGTACATGACCTCTAAAGACTGTGTTCTTACGGTTTGTGTGATTGCGTGGCAGCCTAGCATAAAATAAGCTTCAAATtaccattaaaaatatatataagttACAAgtggtgtgttcacaccgaacgcgatagaggcggccagagcgtcaggtttacatgtaaagtcaatggaaagagcgcgattgacacgcgattgcgcgtccggcgaaaattcggaagcatatttgcgtcgcgaaaacgccaaaacccgtgaaacgcgcgtcagtgtaccgcgtttgactcgcgaaaaaaaccacgcgcgtgagtttttgtgttgcattttgtgcatacgtgtgtttcgcctctaccgctcgagttggaaaaatctgaactccagcgtcaaatcgcgccgcgacaaccaatcaggagcctggtgacgtggctgtaacctaggtcaaaggggcagatccagccaaagcccttcattcttcaatggagggaaggctaatcaacgccgtagcaaacaacccggagctgtacgacaccagctgctttgtgtaccgagacaggaatataaaggaccgagcttggaggaagaaatgtgaagagatcgggcaacctggtaagttcattcatttctctttttacatttttcactgacccgaggaagccgcacaaaagctagcaagccaccgctattttcccactgatgtacaaataccgttctgtttttatgcatgttgtcatataggaatatattttgtttattaataaacagcacacagtggtcccgctcatccgtcactgctttcttttttttttttgcacagtacagcactgcattctgcagcctgattgacaaatctcctccgtgtcgtgtctcctgcgcttgtcaaatttatcatgttttgttttgataaccatcacgtccaatagaaaaaacagcacaaaaacacccataactatgaccctcattcggaaatagacacctgcaccgcgagggaaaaaggcgcatgaaagtggcaggcagacgaagacaaaacacggcataataatacttttacgttttgagaactgtgactaatgttcatgtgtgtggggggaaaaagtgtataaagtgtgtggcgaggggctagttattctgagaacccctgctgcaataaatgagggaccactgtatatactttctctatgatTATTGTAttcaacctgttaacatttaatattgtcttgatagaaccaactgattctgcagcagagcatcccctgttgcttctcctggctccccagtccctgagctcctgctgctgcacccacaggtatgtaattgtagcatcagatgtacagcaagcactgatagctttttactcggtgggattcccttgtgatcactttactaaatatctacaactaatctgattatattgtttttttttttttttcttcaatgttgaaattaaaatctagtagcagccttctcatttctttgtgttttgtgctgttttacaggcccacagaggaggacagctccgaggcagatgagggactggtcccaggacggtccatcggTGTGGAGCTGGAGGCCACGCCagtccctgaagaggccacgccagtccctgaagaggccacgccagtccctgaagaggccacgccagtccctgaagaggccacgccagtccctgaagaggccacgccagtccccaatggagcatttcctcctcagccttgttcctgctctggagagcagctgggtcctttttattcctgtctctctgtaaatacttatattttatatatttatgtttaatgtttttctgtttgagaattttaatattatttcaaataaatttttataatgactaatgtctcagttctactacacagcaaatgttggcacacgacttgacacatgtagaatttatttcatattatactaatacagtgggatgcaaaagtttgggcaaccttgatAATGGccagtattttcctgtataaatcgttggttgttacaataaaaaatgtcagttaaatatatcatacaggagacacacacagtgatatttgagaagtgaaaagaagtttactggatttacaaaaagtgtgcaataattgtttaaacaaaatcaatatgggcaccacaaaaaaagaaatggaataaatatttagtgtatatcaatgtgtgtgtctcctatacgATATATGGGGTGCATTCgtctggacgtgcttcccatccagagcgccacagcagagagggaagttccagcgctcctggaatccctctgtgatggaccgccagtctccaggtAAAGGCACAGCCATAaagtcgtccactagacagtcccagatggccgtcgctacctggggggtgatctggcacaccgtggacacaccgactctgaaactgaacgtgatggtcctgaaggagtccctggtggcaagggacctggacaaaattgttcaaaattagtattatgtgtactgcagttacaaaatacattattcaaattccaaaatacttttgtgatgtcagatttaaattacaaaacaaatcttacataaaacattatgtaattataaggataacatatattagatataatataaaacagtcagttgtgttttgttttaactttaacatatcataatttgattggtagcaacttttaccactacagtgagcCAATCTCTCATAATCCCtcaacatgtcagtcaggtaggaatgaagtaagacattaatagaaataaagagttgtatgttgacatgtagccctttccttgcttatatcattgttaatatttttgaaaaattaacctgtgataagacagcatatcaagatagaatatgctagatagaaccatataactaaagatgaaccaaacacaattttatctagctctcagtttaaagaaaggctggtgacccctgttatagagtctgacagctgcagggattatatacaaatattcaactataccagaattaaaccagaactaaattaaaaaaagagtgagtatcactacaaagattaacCCACAGTGGTCCAAATACtacagtttgatatcagcaaacaccgagagcatacactgatagacaccacagccatgctatcattgcaaacactgataacagcataaatcgaattaaatcgggacttgatgagacctttcgagtatcactagaaatattataaacagtcgtctccataccacagtttgctatcagcaAACACTGATAGCataccacatccatgttagcagtgtataaacggatggtttagcatatattagcacaggtatcaataaagga
This sequence is a window from Pelmatolapia mariae isolate MD_Pm_ZW linkage group LG8, Pm_UMD_F_2, whole genome shotgun sequence. Protein-coding genes within it:
- the LOC134632984 gene encoding gap junction delta-3 protein-like, with the protein product MGEWDFIGGFFKDLQTESPMIGRFWLVLMLVFRIVILGTVASDMFEDEQEEFTCNTLQPGCKQVCYDLAFPISQYRFWVFHIVLIATPSLLYLVYATHQHNKSANPSPSKKRSSRENREERALRTLYIITLIFRIVAEIGFLFAQWYLYGFKVEAQFPCDRFPCPYTVDCFTSRPAEKTVFLLFYFAVGVISAFSSVVELFYSSAKWFCSNQKKLELYDQCDCENLHNLKKEETQEKAAVKTMSESTASSVRSSYSRKVYSSGHKCKVHQENMPTEEDSSEADEGLVPGRSIGVELEATPVPEEATPVPEEATPVPEEATPSATAEREVPALLESLCDGPPVSR